From Gemmatimonadaceae bacterium, the proteins below share one genomic window:
- a CDS encoding cation transporter: MASKRDITERYDDCQISRQPEPPIGGAVAHGHSHDHAEGPGHDHAGHDAHGGHHAHVHTQSTRRLAWACGITAAFVVAEVVGGWISNSVALLADAGHMLTDVGALALSLFVAWFSRQPATPKRTYGYLRWEILAALINGAVLLVLSFGILWEAFRRLANPEPVESGLMLGIAVGGLLVNALSAWLLHASADASLNLRGAYLHVLSDLLGSVAVIIAALAVRWFGWLQADSVASIVVTVLIVRGAWRLVREAVDVLLESTPAHVDVEALRGALLDVRGVKTVHDLHVWTLTSGVVAMSAHAIAPDGDHQRVLEELHGAVARFGIQHTTIQLEGEPLAACCEPLASSLTPVHS; the protein is encoded by the coding sequence ATGGCTAGCAAGCGCGACATCACCGAAAGGTACGACGACTGCCAAATCAGTCGCCAGCCGGAGCCCCCGATTGGGGGCGCCGTCGCGCACGGCCATTCGCACGACCACGCCGAAGGGCCGGGGCACGACCACGCGGGGCACGACGCCCACGGCGGGCACCACGCGCACGTCCACACCCAGTCCACGCGGCGGCTGGCCTGGGCCTGCGGCATCACGGCGGCCTTCGTGGTGGCCGAGGTGGTGGGCGGCTGGATCTCGAACTCGGTGGCCCTGCTGGCCGATGCCGGCCATATGCTCACCGACGTCGGCGCGCTGGCCCTCTCGCTGTTCGTGGCCTGGTTCAGCCGGCAGCCGGCCACGCCGAAGCGCACCTATGGCTACCTCCGCTGGGAGATCCTCGCGGCGCTGATCAACGGCGCGGTGCTGTTGGTGCTCTCCTTCGGAATCCTCTGGGAGGCCTTCCGCCGGTTGGCCAACCCGGAGCCGGTGGAGAGTGGTCTGATGCTGGGCATCGCCGTCGGCGGCCTGCTCGTCAATGCGCTCAGCGCTTGGCTGCTGCACGCCAGCGCCGACGCCAGCCTCAACCTCCGCGGTGCCTATCTGCACGTCCTGTCGGACCTGTTGGGGTCCGTGGCCGTGATCATCGCCGCGCTGGCCGTGCGCTGGTTCGGCTGGCTGCAGGCGGATTCCGTGGCCTCAATCGTCGTGACGGTGTTGATCGTGCGTGGCGCCTGGCGGCTGGTGCGCGAGGCGGTGGACGTGCTGCTCGAGAGCACACCGGCCCACGTGGATGTGGAGGCGCTGCGCGGCGCCCTGCTCGATGTGCGCGGCGTGAAGACCGTGCACGACCTGCACGTGTGGACCCTGACCTCCGGTGTCGTGGCGATGAGTGCGCACGCCATCGCCCCCGACGGCGACCACCAGCGGGTGCTGGAGGAGCTGCACGGGGCCGTGGCCCGATTTGGCATCCAGCACACGACCATCCAGCTTGAAGGGGAGCCGCTCGCCGCCTGCTGCGAACCGCTCGCCAGTTCCCTCACCCCGGTGCACTCCTGA
- the pdxA gene encoding 4-hydroxythreonine-4-phosphate dehydrogenase PdxA produces the protein MTRPRLAVTLGDPRGIGPEIVRAALADPEVAGAADYVVVGPGGTSCPVQNEIGSWDGGLGRGDPAGAAAAGALAGKAIERAVTLAQQGAVQGIVTAPIDKSALHAAGYDDPGHTEMLERLTGSPTAMMLASPRLRVVLATTHLPLRDVPQALDAAAITRAAQLTHDGLRTWFGIAAPRLALCALNPHAGDGGRFGDEDERLLAPAARAAGIAGPFPADTVFVRALRGEFDAVIAPYHDVGMTAIKVASFGEAVNVTLGLPFPRTSPDHGTALDIAGTGRADAGSMRHALLMAAGIAQRLALSPPTAPPAAR, from the coding sequence GTGACACGGCCACGGCTCGCGGTCACGCTGGGCGACCCGCGGGGCATCGGGCCGGAGATTGTACGTGCGGCGCTCGCCGACCCCGAGGTCGCGGGCGCCGCTGACTATGTGGTTGTGGGGCCGGGCGGCACGAGCTGCCCGGTGCAGAACGAGATCGGGAGTTGGGATGGCGGCCTGGGTCGAGGCGACCCAGCGGGCGCGGCGGCGGCGGGTGCTCTGGCCGGCAAGGCCATCGAGCGTGCCGTGACACTGGCGCAGCAAGGCGCGGTGCAGGGCATCGTCACCGCGCCGATCGACAAGTCAGCGCTGCACGCGGCTGGCTACGACGATCCCGGCCATACCGAGATGCTGGAGCGGCTGACCGGCTCGCCCACGGCAATGATGCTGGCCTCGCCGCGCCTTCGCGTCGTGCTCGCTACCACGCATCTGCCGCTCCGCGACGTGCCGCAGGCCTTGGACGCGGCGGCCATCACGCGGGCCGCGCAGCTCACTCACGATGGACTGCGCACGTGGTTCGGCATCGCCGCGCCGCGCCTCGCGCTCTGCGCGCTGAATCCGCACGCCGGCGACGGCGGCCGCTTCGGCGACGAGGACGAGCGCCTGCTCGCACCTGCCGCGCGCGCGGCGGGCATTGCCGGTCCGTTCCCCGCCGACACGGTGTTCGTGCGTGCCCTGCGCGGCGAGTTCGACGCAGTGATTGCGCCGTACCACGACGTGGGAATGACGGCCATCAAGGTGGCCAGCTTCGGCGAGGCGGTAAACGTCACGCTGGGGCTGCCGTTCCCGCGCACGTCACCGGATCACGGTACGGCGCTGGACATCGCCGGGACGGGTCGCGCGGACGCCGGCTCGATGCGTCACGCCCTCTTGATGGCCGCAGGCATCGCCCAGCGGCTGGCGCTCAGCCCTCCGACGGCGCCACCGGCTGCACGCTGA
- a CDS encoding peptidylprolyl isomerase: MLRTLVVAGLLAVLAAPVAAQDGLRLVDVDRVVAVVASKPILMSEVLERVNLARAQGLQVPRDSAGQMAVARQILGQLVDEEVLIAVANEYKLTVPEQDVSAQVDQGVQRVRAQFASETEYREALRREGFGTPEEYRRRSIEQAQRDQLQTKALDTLRALGRLAPVNVTEREVQEAFDRFKSQLGTRPAMVSFRQIVTTAKPSEANRERARQLADSLRQALNAGADFDSVARAYSADGSASIGGDLGWKRRGDLVVEFEQMIFALVPGRISPVVETVYGFHVIRVDRVRPGEVRSRHVLITPKMEPADGEKAKARADTVLTLWRSGTPYDTLVARYHDMNEERVIPDGIPVDSLPVEYRLALRDKPSGAFTEVFGLPDPGTGLRKFAVAQVMEAKPAGEWTLDEYQERVRRQLKEEKSTRRTLDILRREYYVDIRL; the protein is encoded by the coding sequence ATGCTGCGCACCCTGGTTGTTGCCGGTCTCCTGGCCGTTCTCGCCGCCCCCGTGGCGGCGCAGGACGGCCTGCGGCTTGTGGACGTGGATCGCGTGGTGGCCGTGGTGGCCAGCAAGCCCATCCTGATGAGCGAGGTGCTCGAGCGCGTGAACCTCGCGCGCGCGCAGGGCCTGCAGGTGCCGCGCGACTCGGCCGGCCAGATGGCGGTGGCGCGCCAGATCCTCGGCCAGTTGGTGGATGAGGAAGTCCTCATCGCCGTGGCGAACGAGTACAAGTTGACCGTGCCCGAGCAGGATGTGTCGGCACAGGTGGACCAGGGCGTGCAGCGCGTGCGGGCGCAGTTCGCGTCCGAGACGGAGTATCGCGAGGCCCTGCGTCGCGAGGGCTTCGGCACCCCCGAGGAGTATCGCCGCCGCAGCATTGAGCAGGCGCAGCGGGACCAGTTGCAGACCAAGGCCTTGGACACGCTGCGCGCGCTGGGGCGACTCGCCCCGGTGAACGTGACCGAGCGAGAGGTGCAAGAAGCCTTTGATCGCTTCAAGTCGCAGCTGGGCACCCGGCCGGCGATGGTGTCGTTCCGCCAGATCGTGACCACGGCGAAGCCCAGCGAGGCGAATCGCGAGCGGGCCCGGCAGTTGGCGGACTCCCTTCGCCAGGCGCTGAATGCCGGTGCGGACTTTGATTCCGTGGCACGCGCGTATTCTGCCGATGGCTCCGCTTCCATTGGAGGCGACCTGGGCTGGAAGCGGCGCGGCGACCTCGTGGTCGAGTTCGAGCAGATGATCTTCGCCCTGGTGCCGGGGCGCATCTCGCCGGTGGTCGAGACCGTGTATGGCTTCCACGTGATCCGCGTGGACCGGGTGCGCCCGGGCGAGGTGCGCTCGCGCCACGTGCTCATCACGCCGAAGATGGAGCCGGCCGACGGCGAAAAGGCCAAGGCCAGGGCCGACACGGTGCTCACGCTCTGGCGCTCGGGAACGCCCTACGACACGCTCGTCGCGCGCTACCACGACATGAACGAGGAGCGGGTGATCCCGGACGGCATCCCGGTCGACTCGTTGCCGGTCGAGTACCGCCTGGCGCTGCGGGACAAGCCGTCGGGGGCCTTCACCGAGGTGTTCGGCCTGCCGGACCCGGGCACGGGCCTGCGCAAGTTCGCGGTGGCGCAGGTGATGGAGGCCAAGCCGGCCGGTGAGTGGACGCTCGATGAGTATCAGGAGCGCGTGCGGCGACAGCTGAAGGAGGAGAAGTCCACGCGCCGCACGCTCGATATCCTGCGCCGCGAGTACTACGTGGACATTCGATTGTGA
- a CDS encoding peptidylprolyl isomerase, giving the protein MTRLRTSLLATLVLAIGACGAFKDAMTAHVDVVARAGNQELSVSELAQLMANSEVPLRPDVARTIAQIWTNYQLLGQAGAAGDTLGTVALADMGMWSAIAQLRTRKYYEMVSKDWPQPDSTQFEAAYNAGDGLLAAAHILLAKQPEGFGTTANDSIRREAERLATQVTSANFARLAQQRSQDPGSKDRGGDYGVFPRGQMVPEFDQGIMSVQPGAITGVIETQYGYHIIRRHTYAEVKADFDEAYAGNMAQRAESTFFETLEKDVNVQVRESAPKLVKAIAEDVDTYRGDKSVVATSRRGNLTAGRVAQWMAAFPPQSQMRGQVLSAPDTIIPIFVKNLMRSELLLKAADSVNITLDSTEAADVRAAFWGGVMRVMTGLQLAPSQLAEAGEDRAAREKLAAERVNTYLGSLLRNEGEYVEVPEQVALVLRDKFESRVVTAGLDKALAEATRLRSVADSTARAAEPSSAVPVPAPAAPPAGNP; this is encoded by the coding sequence ATGACTCGCCTTCGTACTTCGCTGCTCGCCACCCTCGTGCTCGCCATCGGGGCGTGCGGCGCCTTCAAGGACGCGATGACCGCGCACGTCGATGTTGTGGCGCGTGCTGGCAACCAGGAACTCTCGGTCTCCGAGCTGGCCCAGCTGATGGCCAACTCCGAGGTGCCGCTGCGCCCGGACGTCGCCCGCACCATCGCCCAGATCTGGACCAACTACCAGTTGCTCGGCCAGGCCGGCGCCGCCGGCGACACGCTGGGCACGGTCGCCCTCGCCGACATGGGTATGTGGTCCGCGATCGCGCAGCTGCGCACGCGCAAGTACTACGAGATGGTCTCCAAGGACTGGCCGCAGCCGGACTCGACCCAGTTCGAAGCGGCCTACAACGCCGGCGACGGACTCCTGGCCGCGGCGCACATCCTGCTCGCCAAGCAGCCGGAGGGCTTCGGTACGACGGCGAACGACTCCATCCGTCGCGAGGCCGAGCGCCTTGCCACGCAGGTGACCAGCGCCAACTTCGCGCGCCTTGCCCAGCAGCGTTCGCAGGACCCGGGCTCCAAGGACCGCGGCGGCGACTACGGCGTGTTCCCGCGCGGCCAGATGGTGCCGGAGTTCGACCAGGGCATCATGTCGGTGCAGCCCGGTGCGATCACCGGCGTCATCGAGACGCAGTACGGCTACCACATCATCCGCCGGCACACCTACGCCGAGGTGAAGGCCGACTTCGACGAGGCCTACGCCGGCAACATGGCGCAGCGCGCCGAGAGCACCTTCTTCGAGACGCTGGAGAAGGACGTGAATGTGCAGGTGCGCGAGAGCGCGCCGAAGCTGGTCAAGGCGATCGCCGAGGACGTGGACACCTACCGCGGCGACAAGAGCGTGGTCGCGACCTCGCGCCGCGGCAACCTGACCGCCGGCCGCGTGGCCCAGTGGATGGCGGCCTTCCCGCCGCAGTCGCAGATGCGTGGCCAGGTGCTCTCTGCCCCGGACACGATCATCCCGATCTTCGTGAAGAACCTGATGCGCAGCGAGCTGCTGCTGAAGGCGGCGGACTCGGTGAACATCACGCTGGACTCGACGGAGGCCGCGGACGTGCGCGCGGCGTTCTGGGGCGGCGTGATGCGCGTGATGACGGGCCTGCAGCTGGCTCCGTCGCAGCTGGCCGAGGCCGGAGAGGACCGCGCCGCGCGCGAGAAGCTTGCCGCCGAGCGCGTGAACACCTACCTCGGCAGCCTGCTGCGCAACGAGGGTGAGTATGTGGAAGTGCCGGAGCAGGTGGCGCTGGTGCTGCGCGACAAGTTTGAGAGCCGCGTGGTGACGGCAGGCCTCGACAAGGCTTTGGCCGAGGCAACGCGTCTGCGGTCGGTCGCGGACTCGACGGCACGCGCCGCCGAGCCCTCCTCGGCCGTTCCGGTGCCGGCACCGGCCGCGCCGCCGGCGGGTAACCCGTAA
- the mfd gene encoding transcription-repair coupling factor yields the protein MALPILMERIAALSAFTRLASTLPKSSGFQAVGGLVGSADAVLVAALAEREENRLFVVVADQLPEAERWHADLQSVFGSDGVALYPPREGFGEVEPHAEVAGERVETIEALAKGSVRILLTTARAVQERTRLPRALADARLELAKGDERRLEDLMGHLEDVGFERVPLVEDVAQYSVRGGILDVYGFGMREPVRLEFWGDELVELRGFDIATQRSTAPMDRAVILPVEVHGDDADVKFARATIAELFPPGTLVVLPQGTQLREELDRTWSEAQHHLELARRRGEDAAPRQELFQEPGTAEGQLRALPRLEIIAAADDDPRAVVFPMRKPEPVERDMARLGSIVRDGTPTLILCDNSGQAERLEELLEGARGGGDTRALLTLAIGVLAGGFLLPPRGREGLRVLTDHEIFRRERRIRRARRYATGAALEHVTALKPGDFVVHLEHGVGIYRGMTTVEHGEAKLEVAVIEYEGGDRLNVPLYRLDQIERYRAAGDESDDNPPPKLHKLGAKRWAAQRDKTRSALREMTAELLDLYARRTITSRAAHHPDGAWQRQLESSFLFEDTPDQRTATEQVKGDMEGAKPMDRVLVGDVGYGKTEIAVRAAFKAVQSGRQVAVLVPTTVLAEQHARTFGDRFADFPVRVAVMSRFQTAKEQAAALKELAEGKVDVVIGTHRLLSADVVFKQLGLIIVDEEHRFGVKHKERLKQLRLETDVLTLTATPIPRTLHQSLAGLRDLTLMQTPPRDRSPVLTFLEPWDDALIDEGINRELDRGGQVFFVHNRIETILAVADHIQRIVPRAKVAVGHGQMKERELEDVMRRFVAGEIDVLVSTLIVESGIDVPNANTMFVDRADRLGLAQLYQLRGRVGRSHRRAYCYLMVPDHVDEDAERRLRVLEHHTELGAGYRVALKDMEMRGAGNLLGPEQSGFVHTVGFDLYLRMLDETVARMKRGDDAPPPPPADVTLDQPHYLPDDYIESQAIKLDLYRRLGAARGAEDVDQLRSEIRDRFGPLPAPVEAYLTVAKLRLLGAPLGVEAMLVRGEEARINFRADAVPRLKPLAAAFRDVQFQVDVRRVQPLSLKLTRLGGSPLLDGIVRALRSIVPESK from the coding sequence ATGGCGCTGCCGATCCTGATGGAGCGCATTGCGGCGCTCAGTGCATTCACGCGTCTCGCGTCGACGCTCCCCAAGAGCTCGGGCTTCCAAGCCGTCGGTGGCTTGGTCGGCTCCGCCGATGCCGTGTTGGTCGCGGCATTGGCCGAGCGCGAGGAGAACCGCCTGTTCGTGGTGGTGGCGGACCAACTGCCCGAGGCCGAGCGCTGGCACGCGGACCTGCAGTCGGTGTTTGGCAGCGACGGCGTGGCCCTGTATCCGCCGCGCGAAGGCTTCGGCGAGGTCGAACCGCACGCGGAAGTCGCGGGCGAGCGCGTGGAGACCATCGAGGCGTTGGCGAAGGGCAGCGTCCGCATCCTGCTCACCACGGCGCGCGCGGTGCAGGAACGTACGCGGCTGCCGCGTGCGCTGGCCGATGCACGCCTCGAGCTGGCCAAGGGCGACGAGCGACGCCTCGAGGACTTGATGGGCCATCTCGAGGACGTCGGCTTCGAGCGCGTCCCGCTGGTGGAGGATGTGGCGCAGTACTCGGTGCGCGGCGGCATCCTCGATGTGTACGGCTTCGGGATGCGCGAGCCTGTGCGCCTCGAGTTCTGGGGTGACGAGCTCGTCGAACTCCGTGGCTTCGACATCGCCACCCAACGCAGCACGGCGCCGATGGACCGCGCGGTCATCCTGCCCGTGGAAGTGCACGGCGACGACGCCGACGTGAAGTTCGCGCGCGCGACGATCGCCGAGCTGTTTCCGCCGGGCACTCTGGTGGTGCTGCCGCAGGGGACGCAGTTGCGCGAGGAGCTGGACCGCACTTGGAGCGAGGCGCAGCACCATCTCGAGCTGGCGCGCCGACGCGGCGAGGACGCCGCGCCACGGCAGGAGCTGTTCCAGGAACCGGGGACGGCCGAAGGACAACTGCGCGCGCTGCCGCGGCTGGAGATCATCGCCGCCGCGGACGACGATCCGCGCGCCGTCGTGTTCCCGATGCGGAAGCCGGAGCCGGTCGAGCGCGACATGGCGCGACTCGGCAGCATCGTGCGGGACGGCACGCCGACGCTGATTCTCTGCGACAACAGCGGGCAGGCCGAGCGTCTCGAGGAGTTGCTCGAAGGCGCCCGAGGCGGCGGCGACACGCGCGCGCTGCTCACGCTCGCCATCGGCGTGCTTGCCGGCGGCTTCCTACTGCCGCCGCGCGGCCGCGAAGGCCTTCGCGTCCTCACGGACCACGAGATCTTCCGTCGCGAGCGGCGCATCCGTCGCGCACGCCGCTATGCCACCGGTGCAGCCCTCGAACACGTCACCGCGCTCAAGCCCGGCGACTTCGTGGTGCACCTCGAGCATGGCGTCGGCATCTACCGCGGCATGACCACGGTGGAGCACGGCGAAGCCAAGCTCGAGGTCGCGGTCATCGAATACGAGGGCGGTGACCGGCTCAACGTGCCGCTGTACCGACTCGACCAGATCGAGCGCTATCGTGCCGCCGGTGACGAGTCCGACGACAACCCGCCGCCCAAGCTTCACAAGCTCGGTGCCAAGCGCTGGGCTGCCCAGCGCGACAAGACGCGCTCGGCGCTGCGCGAGATGACCGCCGAGCTCCTCGACCTCTACGCGCGCCGCACCATCACCAGCCGCGCCGCGCACCATCCCGACGGCGCCTGGCAGAGACAGTTGGAGAGCTCGTTCCTGTTCGAGGACACGCCCGACCAGCGGACGGCCACGGAGCAGGTGAAGGGCGATATGGAAGGCGCGAAGCCGATGGATCGCGTGCTCGTCGGCGACGTCGGCTACGGCAAGACGGAGATCGCCGTGCGTGCGGCGTTCAAGGCGGTGCAGAGCGGACGACAGGTCGCGGTGCTCGTCCCGACCACGGTGCTCGCCGAACAGCACGCGCGCACGTTCGGCGACCGCTTCGCCGACTTCCCGGTGCGTGTGGCCGTGATGAGCCGCTTCCAGACCGCCAAGGAGCAGGCAGCCGCGCTCAAGGAACTTGCCGAAGGCAAGGTTGATGTCGTGATCGGCACGCACCGGCTGCTCAGCGCGGACGTGGTGTTCAAGCAGCTGGGCCTGATCATCGTGGACGAGGAGCACCGCTTCGGGGTGAAGCACAAGGAGCGCCTCAAGCAGCTGCGGCTGGAAACCGACGTGCTCACGCTCACCGCGACGCCGATCCCTCGCACCTTGCACCAGTCGCTGGCCGGGCTCCGCGACCTCACGCTGATGCAGACGCCGCCGCGCGACCGCTCCCCGGTGCTCACCTTCCTCGAGCCCTGGGACGACGCGCTGATCGACGAGGGCATCAACCGCGAGCTGGACCGCGGCGGGCAGGTGTTCTTCGTGCACAACCGCATCGAGACCATCCTCGCGGTGGCCGACCACATCCAGCGCATCGTGCCGCGCGCCAAGGTGGCCGTGGGCCACGGGCAGATGAAGGAGCGCGAGCTCGAGGATGTGATGCGCCGCTTCGTGGCCGGCGAGATCGATGTGCTGGTCTCGACGCTGATCGTCGAGAGCGGCATCGACGTGCCGAACGCGAACACGATGTTCGTGGACCGCGCGGACCGCCTGGGCCTGGCGCAGCTCTACCAGCTGCGCGGCCGCGTGGGCCGCTCGCACCGTCGCGCCTACTGCTACCTGATGGTCCCCGACCATGTGGACGAGGACGCCGAGCGCCGGCTTCGCGTGCTGGAGCACCACACGGAGCTCGGAGCGGGCTACCGCGTGGCCCTCAAGGACATGGAGATGCGCGGGGCGGGGAACCTGCTCGGCCCTGAACAGTCGGGCTTCGTGCACACGGTGGGCTTCGACCTTTACCTCCGCATGCTGGACGAGACCGTGGCCCGGATGAAGCGGGGCGACGACGCCCCGCCGCCCCCGCCAGCCGACGTCACGCTGGACCAGCCGCACTACCTGCCCGACGACTACATCGAGAGCCAGGCCATCAAACTGGATCTCTACCGTCGCCTGGGCGCCGCCCGGGGCGCCGAGGACGTGGACCAGCTCCGCTCGGAGATCCGCGACCGCTTCGGCCCCCTCCCGGCGCCGGTGGAGGCCTACCTCACCGTGGCCAAGCTCCGGCTCCTCGGGGCCCCACTGGGGGTAGAGGCCATGCTGGTGCGTGGAGAGGAGGCTCGCATTAATTTCCGCGCTGACGCCGTCCCGCGGCTCAAGCCGCTCGCGGCCGCCTTCCGGGACGTGCAGTTCCAGGTGGACGTCCGCCGGGTGCAGCCGCTCTCGCTCAAACTGACGAGGCTCGGCGGGTCCCCATTGCTGGACGGAATCGTCCGGGCACTGCGCAGCATCGTTCCCGAATCCAAGTAG
- a CDS encoding HlyC/CorC family transporter encodes MSRLLAIVALLALNAFFVAVEFALVRARRSRLEAMVRGGDQFARFALTATSRRNLTRVLSAGQLGITLASLGLGWVAEGALGHFLEGWFEGLPLPLEPAVRIGIGAAVAITIVTYLHVVFGELAPRALSLNYPEHFAKWLAPPILAFTWVTWPFIWLLNGSSNLLLRAFGQHEVSEEEAPHSPEEIRLLVERASEGGALPVSDAEILGGVFQFSEKNAREVMTPRTKIVAIPLEATLDEAVAEVVEAGFSRYPVYRETLDDIVGMVHSKDLLRILRKPPADFTLQQIVRTVHVVPGSREVEEVLSDFKRRKEHLAIVLDEFGGTAGMVTMEDLLEEIVGEILDEYDDPLTTSFKTQTADGTRVIRGDANIGEINEELGLTIPDEDYTTVGGYVFGLLGRLPVSGDKATGAGAQFTVLEMDGRRIRALSVQPVAPSEG; translated from the coding sequence ATGTCGCGCTTGCTAGCCATCGTCGCCCTGCTGGCCCTCAATGCCTTTTTCGTGGCGGTGGAGTTCGCCCTCGTCCGGGCGCGGCGGTCGCGCCTCGAGGCCATGGTCCGCGGTGGCGACCAGTTCGCCCGCTTCGCGCTGACCGCGACCTCCCGTCGTAATCTCACCCGAGTCCTCTCCGCTGGCCAGTTGGGGATTACGCTGGCCTCATTGGGCCTAGGCTGGGTGGCAGAGGGGGCGCTGGGCCATTTCCTCGAGGGTTGGTTCGAGGGCCTGCCGCTGCCGCTGGAGCCGGCCGTGCGCATCGGCATCGGCGCGGCGGTCGCGATCACCATCGTGACCTACCTGCACGTGGTGTTCGGCGAGCTCGCGCCGCGCGCGCTGTCGCTCAACTATCCCGAGCACTTCGCCAAGTGGCTGGCGCCGCCCATCCTCGCGTTCACCTGGGTCACCTGGCCCTTCATCTGGCTGCTCAACGGCAGCTCGAACCTCCTGCTACGCGCCTTCGGGCAGCACGAGGTGTCCGAGGAGGAGGCGCCGCACTCGCCCGAGGAGATCCGCCTGCTGGTCGAGCGGGCCTCAGAGGGCGGCGCCCTGCCCGTCTCGGACGCCGAGATTCTGGGTGGTGTCTTTCAGTTCTCCGAGAAGAACGCCCGCGAGGTGATGACGCCCCGGACCAAGATCGTGGCCATTCCGCTCGAGGCCACGCTGGACGAGGCCGTCGCCGAGGTGGTCGAAGCGGGCTTCTCGCGCTATCCAGTGTACCGCGAAACGCTCGACGACATCGTGGGGATGGTGCACAGCAAGGACCTGCTGCGCATCCTCCGGAAGCCCCCGGCGGACTTCACGCTGCAGCAGATCGTCCGCACGGTGCACGTGGTGCCCGGTTCACGCGAGGTCGAGGAAGTGCTCTCCGACTTCAAGCGCCGCAAGGAGCATCTCGCGATCGTGCTCGACGAGTTCGGCGGCACGGCCGGCATGGTCACGATGGAGGACCTGCTGGAGGAGATCGTCGGCGAGATCCTGGACGAGTACGACGACCCGCTCACGACGAGCTTCAAGACGCAGACCGCTGACGGCACGCGCGTCATTCGCGGCGACGCGAACATCGGCGAGATCAACGAAGAGCTGGGTCTGACGATTCCCGACGAGGACTACACGACCGTCGGCGGCTACGTGTTCGGGCTGTTGGGCCGGCTGCCCGTCTCGGGCGACAAGGCCACGGGGGCGGGCGCACAGTTCACGGTGTTGGAGATGGACGGCCGGCGCATCCGCGCGCTCAGCGTGCAGCCGGTGGCGCCGTCGGAGGGCTGA
- a CDS encoding type IV pilus twitching motility protein PilT, with amino-acid sequence MVPDEPPVTADQVPNVKTAAADPSSSKEAMEKLLRLLVEQGASDLHMRVGEPPILRRSGEMQRVEGQPKLDPETMQALLHAIMPERNSKEFGETNDTDFAYEISGLARFRANVLRDRKGVAAVFRVIPSTIVTAEQLGISQEVQNLCYLTKGLVLVTGPTGSGKSTTLCGLVDLVNRSRSDHVITIEDPIEFVHENKNCIITQRQVGVHTGSFKSALRAALREDPDIILVGELRDLETVAIAIETAETGHLVFGTLHTTTAASTIDRLIDQFPADRQEQVRTMLSESLKGVVSQVLCKKIGGGRVAAREILLVTPAISNLIREGKTFQIPSMMQTSKRLGMITMNDTLLELVESKQVEPKEAYMKSVDKGSFVNQLKAKGFDTSFVEGDPTNAPAGGAGGAAGAAKPGMAKPGAGRR; translated from the coding sequence ATGGTGCCGGACGAACCGCCGGTGACGGCGGACCAGGTGCCGAACGTGAAGACGGCCGCAGCCGACCCGTCGTCGTCGAAGGAAGCGATGGAGAAGCTGCTGCGCCTGCTGGTGGAGCAGGGGGCCAGCGACCTGCACATGCGGGTGGGCGAGCCGCCGATCCTGCGGCGCAGCGGCGAGATGCAGCGTGTGGAGGGCCAGCCGAAGCTCGACCCTGAGACGATGCAGGCGCTGTTGCACGCCATTATGCCGGAGCGGAACTCGAAGGAGTTTGGCGAGACCAACGACACGGACTTCGCCTACGAGATCAGCGGCCTGGCGCGCTTTCGCGCGAACGTGCTGCGCGATCGCAAGGGCGTGGCGGCGGTCTTCCGTGTCATCCCCAGCACGATCGTCACGGCCGAGCAGCTGGGCATCTCACAGGAAGTGCAGAACCTCTGCTACCTGACCAAGGGATTGGTGCTGGTCACGGGCCCCACGGGCTCGGGCAAGTCCACGACGCTCTGCGGCCTGGTGGACCTCGTAAATCGCTCACGGTCGGACCACGTGATCACGATCGAGGACCCGATCGAGTTCGTGCACGAGAACAAGAACTGCATCATCACGCAGCGGCAGGTGGGGGTGCACACGGGCTCGTTCAAGAGCGCGTTGCGCGCGGCGCTGCGCGAGGACCCAGACATCATCCTGGTCGGTGAGCTGCGCGACTTGGAGACGGTCGCCATCGCCATCGAGACGGCCGAGACGGGACACCTGGTGTTCGGCACGCTGCACACGACCACGGCGGCCAGCACCATCGACCGGTTGATCGACCAGTTCCCGGCCGACCGGCAGGAGCAGGTGCGCACGATGCTCTCGGAGTCGCTCAAGGGTGTGGTCTCGCAGGTGCTCTGCAAGAAGATCGGCGGCGGGCGCGTGGCGGCGCGGGAGATTCTGCTTGTCACGCCGGCGATCTCCAACCTGATCCGCGAAGGCAAGACCTTCCAGATCCCGAGCATGATGCAGACGTCCAAGCGGCTCGGCATGATCACGATGAACGACACGCTGCTGGAGCTGGTGGAGAGCAAGCAGGTGGAGCCGAAGGAGGCCTACATGAAGTCGGTGGACAAGGGCTCCTTCGTGAATCAGCTCAAGGCCAAGGGTTTCGATACCAGCTTCGTGGAGGGGGATCCGACCAATGCGCCGGCGGGAGGTGCGGGAGGGGCGGCTGGGGCGGCCAAGCCCGGGATGGCGAAGCCGGGGGCGGGGCGGAGATAG